Proteins encoded by one window of Salvia splendens isolate huo1 chromosome 14, SspV2, whole genome shotgun sequence:
- the LOC121763276 gene encoding uncharacterized protein LOC121763276 isoform X2 — MHGQGNYDTPAGQDPYGRQPAFQQHPATTALPTSHYGPLPLPPPPPPQPQIIQHGHPSFHPRPGAVAYQHAMTNVLHHGRPAPVMSGGMSAAQSYGHHPRPPHISSQVSHSYPSNEQQPTPWNQNIHQRPPPPPPPSLQGQGGYQLPSSQAHTLERGHPSHAPPPPPPCYPSSSNVLTSDPCGSSVIPMREHSYQQPIAPVLTPPPPPPPPLPPSPPRVPPIPPSSDTISKKEGNHSWKGLPDSENLKLECSPPGKPMDDRSIHEQAQFQHTESGLKVGAEAAHSPTDSDMDMEDDITYPDEEKKNCSYVNSNDEIGSMPLEDYTTEKLQALHQTGGHRLPAISVCGNVLPSEVTEVSIAHAKEGGSEVAFNYNFPVTMKVFPRAESVKTENGQNEISLDASINVSPSVDKYSGQSGGSVVHPEPGYGVLPGQLVKCSNPSKILQGYSPNSNSANEEENLGDVSFPSTSDATTKYDAKQHAVGSEDIRKSLSESNKYLLSESVTGSPRNGTQSDKLDVQTGVVAEFSDRGQKPVSSDGTYTARQSKDHSAYCDENVGLEEANAHKENMKTDKPKVDEFGRLIREDVSDSDMSDSPRHMRRHERRTRKRSPSQSRSRSPHDRRRRRSPWRRKERRGRSRSLSPRRRNRSQSPVLRHDKIRKKKDQLPECFDFLQGKCYRGAACRYSHHASDKGERSRYNRGKHRNWDTPPTLVSPDFHEESNVLSEKQMNDKGRKLSQDMPDLWEVKDAKRLPVDSTTQSPDKIWNLLGYPSHDTFSGKHNYLIPESATKYSDKIPQIVDQQGERTDDSFPPDSSLAQLLAGAPTHHPADGQDPTSQRCYAESHLAKLYSNQEVPSRSLNPPIANHPSRLPIPVPSTSQPVSASFAPPILQNYNSDPPTSQNHLTPENYSSYEAPVNYQHSHFPGPLKPVSSLLLPPPPPPLLRPPVSVEHTTFSQHAQQSLLPPWNGLYSYSSVRNQQTEMPNRPQIGEYQASCFSQEPDQMLHRTDGSGSNSLHVSNQTSGEGAPCMMSEGHIPGDLAQGINSSKSFTQALTNPSLRQSPFKGFQSSLGAGLSSESNSSHCHPYFQQASYGMQYSAGGDAIFSEPGMRSSSASRITQDFLERNRSYVHGFVGSKITNHFNPYASTFDLPLSSKLSSSSFARENDAATDTTYGTPGDPHRIQNAGSKNVISLSSVLPPECVSRPTSNQYDPLFDSIEQNSKSFCEADHLKHEITGDSDDVLRFHGSRRLENMGAIKQEVETAVSADDSLEKEECGETADLAVVPVPNSSPSNPNEAPDMDVGEFEIDQVKTSGKNKKSKEKSSKHFKISIAAFVKDVLKPSWRQGNMSKEAFKTIVKKTVDKVSGAMKSHQVPKSQAKINHYIDSSRGKLTKLVMGYVDKYVKA; from the exons ATGCATGGTCAAGGGAATTACGATACTCCGGCTGGGCAAGATCCTTATGGACGGCAGCCTGCATTTCAGCAACATCCTGCAACCACTGCTCTGCCTACATCCCATTATGGCccactccctctccctcctcctccacctccacaACCACAAATTATTCAACACGGTCACCCATCTTTTCATCCAAGGCCTGGTGCTGTGGCATATCAGCATGCCATGACAAATGTTCTACACCATGGTCGACCTGCCCCAGTTATGTCAGGTGGAATGAGTGCTGCTCAATCTTACGGACATCATCCAAGACCTCCTCATATAAGTAGCCAAGTCTCTCATTCATATCCAAGTAATGAGCAACAGCCTACACCCTGGAATCAAAATATACATCAacgccctcctcctcctcctccaccatctCTTCAAGGCCAGGGTGGCTATCAATTGCCTTCTTCACAAGCGCATACTCTTGAAAGAGGACATCCTTCTCATGCTCCCCCACCCCCGCCACCATGTTACCCATCTAGTTCTAATGTTTTGACATCTGATCCATGTGGGTCCTCTGTGATCCCAATGCGGGAACATTCCTATCAACAACCAATTGCACCAGTGCTGACTCCCCCTCCACCGCCACCTCCACCTCTTCCCCCTTCGCCACCTAGAGTCCCACCTATTCCACCATCATCAGATACTATATCAAAGAAAGAAGGAAATCATAGCTGGAAGGGACTACCAGATTCGGAAAATTTAAAGTTAGAATGTTCACCGCCTGGGAAGCCCATGGATGATCGAAGTATACATGAGCAGGCCCAGTTTCAACACACTGAAAGTGGACTTAAAGTGGGTGCTGAGGCTGCTCATTCCCCCACCGATTCCGATATGGACATGGAAG ATGATATCACTTACCCTGATGAGGAGAAAAAGAATTGCTCATATGTTAATTCAAATGATGAGATTGGTTCGATGCCCCTTGAAGATTATACAACAGAGAAACTACAAGCTCTTCATCAAACTGGGGGACATAGACTCCCTGCAATTTCAGTATGTGGAAATGTATTGCCCAGTGAAGTGACTGAAGTCTCAATAGCACATGCCAAAGAAGGAG GCTCTGAAGTCGCTTTTAATTATAACTTCCCCGTCACCATGAAGGTATTTCCTAGAGCTGAGTCAGTCAAGACAGAAAATGGACAAAATGAGATCTCCTTGGATGCTAGCATAAACGTGTCGCCTTCTGTGGATAAATATTCTGGACAATCCGGGGGATCAGTTGTCCATCCAGAACCTGGTTACGGGGTACTTCCTGGTCAGCTCGTGAAATGCTCAAATCCTTCTAAAATATTACAGGGTTATTCTCCCAACAGTAATTCAGCAAATGAGGAGGAAAATCTTGGAGATGTCAGCTTCCCATCTACAAGCGATGCAACTACAAAATATGATGCTAAGCAGCATGCTGTTGGGTCAGAAGACATTCGTAAGAGTCTGTCAGAGTCTAATAAGTACCTGCTCTCTGAGTCAGTGACTGGATCACCAAGAAATGGGACACAATCTGATAAATTGGATGTTCAAACTGGAGTTGTAGCGGAATTTTCTGATAGAGGTCAAAAACCTGTAAGCAGTGATGGCACTTATACTGCACGTCAATCAAAAGATCATTCGGCTTATTGTGATGAAAATGTTGGTCTTGAGGAGGCCAATGCACACAAGGAAAATATGAAAACTGATAAACCGAAGGTAGACGAATTTGGTAGATTGATTAGGGAAGATGTTAGTGACAGCGACATGAGTGACTCACCACGTCACATGCGGAGGCATGAAAGAAGAACCAGAAAAAGGAGTCCAAGTCAAAGCAGAAGTCGGTCACCTCATGataggaggaggaggagaagtcCATGGAGGAGAAAAGAGAGACGTGGCCGCTCTCGCAG TTTGTCTCCAAGGAGAAGAAATAGGAGTCAGTCACCTGTTTTAAGGcatgataaaataagaaaaaagaaggacCAACTTCCAGAGTGCTTTGACTTTCTCCAAGGCAAGTGTTACCGTGGAGCGGCTTGTCGGTATTCACACCATGCATCAGACAAGGGTGAGAGATCAAGGTACAATAGGGGAAAACATCGTAATTGGGATACTCCACCTACTCTAGTGAGTCCTGATTTTCACGAGGAGAGCAATGTTTTGTCTGAAAAACAAATGAATGATAAGGGTAGGAAACTTTCTCAAGATATGCCTGATTTGTGGGAAGTAAAAGATGCAAAAAGACTGCCAGTTGATTCTACTACTCAGTCTCCTGATAAAATATGGAACCTTTTAGGTTACCCTTCCCATGACACATTCTCAGGTAAACATAATTATCTGATTCCCGAATCTGCTACAAAGTACTCTGATAAGATCCCTCAAATTGTTGATCAACAAGGTGAAAGGACAGATGATAGTTTTCCCCCTGATTCTTCACTTGCACAATTATTAGCAGGTGCACCAACCCATCATCCAGCCGATGGACAGGACCCTACTAGTCAACGGTGTTATGCTGAAAGTCATTTGGCAAAACTTTATTCCAATCAAGAAGTCCCATCCCGGTCCTTAAATCCACCTATTGCCAATCATCCTTCCCGATTACCCATTCCTGTGCCTTCAACATCTCAGCCTGTGAGTGCTTCATTTGCTCCACCTATATTGCAAAATTACAACTCAGATCCACCTACTTCACAGAATCATTTGACCCCTGAAAATTACTCCTCTTATGAAGCACCGGTAAATTACCAACATTCTCATTTTCCTGGTCCATTAAAACCTGTATCAAGCTTGCttcttccacctccacccccaccacTACTACGACCACCAGTATCTGTAGAACATACCACTTTTTCACAACATGCCCAGCAGTCTTTACTGCCTCCTTGGAATGGTCTGTACTCTTATTCATCTGTTAGAAATCAGCAAACTGAAATGCCTAATCGACCTCAGATTGGTGAGTACCAGGCAAGCTGCTTTTCCCAGGAACCTGATCAAATGCTACATAGAACTGATGGTTCTGGATCAAATAGTTTGCATGTGAGCAATCAAACAAGTGGGGAGGGTGCTCCATGCATGATGAGTGAAGGTCATATACCTGGAGATCTAGCACAGGGAATTAATTCCTCAAAATCATTTACTCAGGCTCTAACTAATCCCTCACTGAGGCAGTCACCATTTAAGGGATTCCAAAGTTCTCTAGGTGCAGGTCTTTCTTCTGAGAGTAATTCTTCTCACTGTCACCCTTATTTCCAGCAGGCTTCTTATGGCATGCAATATTCTGCTGGTGGTGATGCAATATTCTCGGAGCCTGGGATGAGGAGTTCCTCTGCTTCTAGAATCActcaagattttcttgagaggAACCGCTCTTATGTGCATGGCTTTGTTGGGTCAAAAATTACAAATCATTTCAATCCTTATGCATCAACTTTTGATCTTCCACTGAGCTCCAAACTCAGTTCAAGCTCTTTTGCACGGGAAAATGATGCAGCCACTGATACTACCTATGGCACCCCAGGTGATCCACATAGAATTCAAAATGCTGGCTCTAAAAATGTGATTTCTTTGAGTTCTGTATTGCCACCTGAATGTGTTTCAAGACCAACCAGCAATCAGTATGATCCACTATTTGATAGCATTgaacaaaattcaaaatcatttTGTGAAGCTGATCATCTAAAACATGAAATTACTGGTGATTCTGATGATGTTCTGAGGTTTCATGGATCCAGAAGGTTGGAAAATATGGGAGCTATAAAGCAGGAAGTGGAAACAGCTGTATCAGCCGATGATTctttagaaaaagaagaatgTGGGGAGACAGCTGACTTGGCCGTGGTACCTGTCCCGAATAGCAGCCCTAGTAATCCTAATGAAGCACCTGACATGGATGTAGGAGAATTTGAGATTGATCAGGTTAAGACTTCAGGAAAAAACAAGAAAAGCAAGGAGAAGTCTTCGAAGCATTTTAAGATTTCGATTGCTGCTTTTGTGAAGGATGTTCTAAAGCCATCATGGCGGCAGGGTAATATGAGCAAGGAGGCATTTAAGACCATTGTTAAGAAAACTGTTGATAAAGTATCTGGAGCTATGAAGAGTCATCAAGTACCTAAATCCCAGGCAAAAATAAATCACTATATTGATTCTTCAAGAGGGAAATTAACAAAGCTTGTCATG GGATATGTTGACAAATATGTTAAGGCGTAA
- the LOC121763276 gene encoding uncharacterized protein LOC121763276 isoform X1, which translates to MKIDENQTRVVFLGMHGQGNYDTPAGQDPYGRQPAFQQHPATTALPTSHYGPLPLPPPPPPQPQIIQHGHPSFHPRPGAVAYQHAMTNVLHHGRPAPVMSGGMSAAQSYGHHPRPPHISSQVSHSYPSNEQQPTPWNQNIHQRPPPPPPPSLQGQGGYQLPSSQAHTLERGHPSHAPPPPPPCYPSSSNVLTSDPCGSSVIPMREHSYQQPIAPVLTPPPPPPPPLPPSPPRVPPIPPSSDTISKKEGNHSWKGLPDSENLKLECSPPGKPMDDRSIHEQAQFQHTESGLKVGAEAAHSPTDSDMDMEDDITYPDEEKKNCSYVNSNDEIGSMPLEDYTTEKLQALHQTGGHRLPAISVCGNVLPSEVTEVSIAHAKEGGSEVAFNYNFPVTMKVFPRAESVKTENGQNEISLDASINVSPSVDKYSGQSGGSVVHPEPGYGVLPGQLVKCSNPSKILQGYSPNSNSANEEENLGDVSFPSTSDATTKYDAKQHAVGSEDIRKSLSESNKYLLSESVTGSPRNGTQSDKLDVQTGVVAEFSDRGQKPVSSDGTYTARQSKDHSAYCDENVGLEEANAHKENMKTDKPKVDEFGRLIREDVSDSDMSDSPRHMRRHERRTRKRSPSQSRSRSPHDRRRRRSPWRRKERRGRSRSLSPRRRNRSQSPVLRHDKIRKKKDQLPECFDFLQGKCYRGAACRYSHHASDKGERSRYNRGKHRNWDTPPTLVSPDFHEESNVLSEKQMNDKGRKLSQDMPDLWEVKDAKRLPVDSTTQSPDKIWNLLGYPSHDTFSGKHNYLIPESATKYSDKIPQIVDQQGERTDDSFPPDSSLAQLLAGAPTHHPADGQDPTSQRCYAESHLAKLYSNQEVPSRSLNPPIANHPSRLPIPVPSTSQPVSASFAPPILQNYNSDPPTSQNHLTPENYSSYEAPVNYQHSHFPGPLKPVSSLLLPPPPPPLLRPPVSVEHTTFSQHAQQSLLPPWNGLYSYSSVRNQQTEMPNRPQIGEYQASCFSQEPDQMLHRTDGSGSNSLHVSNQTSGEGAPCMMSEGHIPGDLAQGINSSKSFTQALTNPSLRQSPFKGFQSSLGAGLSSESNSSHCHPYFQQASYGMQYSAGGDAIFSEPGMRSSSASRITQDFLERNRSYVHGFVGSKITNHFNPYASTFDLPLSSKLSSSSFARENDAATDTTYGTPGDPHRIQNAGSKNVISLSSVLPPECVSRPTSNQYDPLFDSIEQNSKSFCEADHLKHEITGDSDDVLRFHGSRRLENMGAIKQEVETAVSADDSLEKEECGETADLAVVPVPNSSPSNPNEAPDMDVGEFEIDQVKTSGKNKKSKEKSSKHFKISIAAFVKDVLKPSWRQGNMSKEAFKTIVKKTVDKVSGAMKSHQVPKSQAKINHYIDSSRGKLTKLVMGYVDKYVKA; encoded by the exons atgaaaattgatgAGAATCAGACACGTGTCGTTTTTTTG GGGATGCATGGTCAAGGGAATTACGATACTCCGGCTGGGCAAGATCCTTATGGACGGCAGCCTGCATTTCAGCAACATCCTGCAACCACTGCTCTGCCTACATCCCATTATGGCccactccctctccctcctcctccacctccacaACCACAAATTATTCAACACGGTCACCCATCTTTTCATCCAAGGCCTGGTGCTGTGGCATATCAGCATGCCATGACAAATGTTCTACACCATGGTCGACCTGCCCCAGTTATGTCAGGTGGAATGAGTGCTGCTCAATCTTACGGACATCATCCAAGACCTCCTCATATAAGTAGCCAAGTCTCTCATTCATATCCAAGTAATGAGCAACAGCCTACACCCTGGAATCAAAATATACATCAacgccctcctcctcctcctccaccatctCTTCAAGGCCAGGGTGGCTATCAATTGCCTTCTTCACAAGCGCATACTCTTGAAAGAGGACATCCTTCTCATGCTCCCCCACCCCCGCCACCATGTTACCCATCTAGTTCTAATGTTTTGACATCTGATCCATGTGGGTCCTCTGTGATCCCAATGCGGGAACATTCCTATCAACAACCAATTGCACCAGTGCTGACTCCCCCTCCACCGCCACCTCCACCTCTTCCCCCTTCGCCACCTAGAGTCCCACCTATTCCACCATCATCAGATACTATATCAAAGAAAGAAGGAAATCATAGCTGGAAGGGACTACCAGATTCGGAAAATTTAAAGTTAGAATGTTCACCGCCTGGGAAGCCCATGGATGATCGAAGTATACATGAGCAGGCCCAGTTTCAACACACTGAAAGTGGACTTAAAGTGGGTGCTGAGGCTGCTCATTCCCCCACCGATTCCGATATGGACATGGAAG ATGATATCACTTACCCTGATGAGGAGAAAAAGAATTGCTCATATGTTAATTCAAATGATGAGATTGGTTCGATGCCCCTTGAAGATTATACAACAGAGAAACTACAAGCTCTTCATCAAACTGGGGGACATAGACTCCCTGCAATTTCAGTATGTGGAAATGTATTGCCCAGTGAAGTGACTGAAGTCTCAATAGCACATGCCAAAGAAGGAG GCTCTGAAGTCGCTTTTAATTATAACTTCCCCGTCACCATGAAGGTATTTCCTAGAGCTGAGTCAGTCAAGACAGAAAATGGACAAAATGAGATCTCCTTGGATGCTAGCATAAACGTGTCGCCTTCTGTGGATAAATATTCTGGACAATCCGGGGGATCAGTTGTCCATCCAGAACCTGGTTACGGGGTACTTCCTGGTCAGCTCGTGAAATGCTCAAATCCTTCTAAAATATTACAGGGTTATTCTCCCAACAGTAATTCAGCAAATGAGGAGGAAAATCTTGGAGATGTCAGCTTCCCATCTACAAGCGATGCAACTACAAAATATGATGCTAAGCAGCATGCTGTTGGGTCAGAAGACATTCGTAAGAGTCTGTCAGAGTCTAATAAGTACCTGCTCTCTGAGTCAGTGACTGGATCACCAAGAAATGGGACACAATCTGATAAATTGGATGTTCAAACTGGAGTTGTAGCGGAATTTTCTGATAGAGGTCAAAAACCTGTAAGCAGTGATGGCACTTATACTGCACGTCAATCAAAAGATCATTCGGCTTATTGTGATGAAAATGTTGGTCTTGAGGAGGCCAATGCACACAAGGAAAATATGAAAACTGATAAACCGAAGGTAGACGAATTTGGTAGATTGATTAGGGAAGATGTTAGTGACAGCGACATGAGTGACTCACCACGTCACATGCGGAGGCATGAAAGAAGAACCAGAAAAAGGAGTCCAAGTCAAAGCAGAAGTCGGTCACCTCATGataggaggaggaggagaagtcCATGGAGGAGAAAAGAGAGACGTGGCCGCTCTCGCAG TTTGTCTCCAAGGAGAAGAAATAGGAGTCAGTCACCTGTTTTAAGGcatgataaaataagaaaaaagaaggacCAACTTCCAGAGTGCTTTGACTTTCTCCAAGGCAAGTGTTACCGTGGAGCGGCTTGTCGGTATTCACACCATGCATCAGACAAGGGTGAGAGATCAAGGTACAATAGGGGAAAACATCGTAATTGGGATACTCCACCTACTCTAGTGAGTCCTGATTTTCACGAGGAGAGCAATGTTTTGTCTGAAAAACAAATGAATGATAAGGGTAGGAAACTTTCTCAAGATATGCCTGATTTGTGGGAAGTAAAAGATGCAAAAAGACTGCCAGTTGATTCTACTACTCAGTCTCCTGATAAAATATGGAACCTTTTAGGTTACCCTTCCCATGACACATTCTCAGGTAAACATAATTATCTGATTCCCGAATCTGCTACAAAGTACTCTGATAAGATCCCTCAAATTGTTGATCAACAAGGTGAAAGGACAGATGATAGTTTTCCCCCTGATTCTTCACTTGCACAATTATTAGCAGGTGCACCAACCCATCATCCAGCCGATGGACAGGACCCTACTAGTCAACGGTGTTATGCTGAAAGTCATTTGGCAAAACTTTATTCCAATCAAGAAGTCCCATCCCGGTCCTTAAATCCACCTATTGCCAATCATCCTTCCCGATTACCCATTCCTGTGCCTTCAACATCTCAGCCTGTGAGTGCTTCATTTGCTCCACCTATATTGCAAAATTACAACTCAGATCCACCTACTTCACAGAATCATTTGACCCCTGAAAATTACTCCTCTTATGAAGCACCGGTAAATTACCAACATTCTCATTTTCCTGGTCCATTAAAACCTGTATCAAGCTTGCttcttccacctccacccccaccacTACTACGACCACCAGTATCTGTAGAACATACCACTTTTTCACAACATGCCCAGCAGTCTTTACTGCCTCCTTGGAATGGTCTGTACTCTTATTCATCTGTTAGAAATCAGCAAACTGAAATGCCTAATCGACCTCAGATTGGTGAGTACCAGGCAAGCTGCTTTTCCCAGGAACCTGATCAAATGCTACATAGAACTGATGGTTCTGGATCAAATAGTTTGCATGTGAGCAATCAAACAAGTGGGGAGGGTGCTCCATGCATGATGAGTGAAGGTCATATACCTGGAGATCTAGCACAGGGAATTAATTCCTCAAAATCATTTACTCAGGCTCTAACTAATCCCTCACTGAGGCAGTCACCATTTAAGGGATTCCAAAGTTCTCTAGGTGCAGGTCTTTCTTCTGAGAGTAATTCTTCTCACTGTCACCCTTATTTCCAGCAGGCTTCTTATGGCATGCAATATTCTGCTGGTGGTGATGCAATATTCTCGGAGCCTGGGATGAGGAGTTCCTCTGCTTCTAGAATCActcaagattttcttgagaggAACCGCTCTTATGTGCATGGCTTTGTTGGGTCAAAAATTACAAATCATTTCAATCCTTATGCATCAACTTTTGATCTTCCACTGAGCTCCAAACTCAGTTCAAGCTCTTTTGCACGGGAAAATGATGCAGCCACTGATACTACCTATGGCACCCCAGGTGATCCACATAGAATTCAAAATGCTGGCTCTAAAAATGTGATTTCTTTGAGTTCTGTATTGCCACCTGAATGTGTTTCAAGACCAACCAGCAATCAGTATGATCCACTATTTGATAGCATTgaacaaaattcaaaatcatttTGTGAAGCTGATCATCTAAAACATGAAATTACTGGTGATTCTGATGATGTTCTGAGGTTTCATGGATCCAGAAGGTTGGAAAATATGGGAGCTATAAAGCAGGAAGTGGAAACAGCTGTATCAGCCGATGATTctttagaaaaagaagaatgTGGGGAGACAGCTGACTTGGCCGTGGTACCTGTCCCGAATAGCAGCCCTAGTAATCCTAATGAAGCACCTGACATGGATGTAGGAGAATTTGAGATTGATCAGGTTAAGACTTCAGGAAAAAACAAGAAAAGCAAGGAGAAGTCTTCGAAGCATTTTAAGATTTCGATTGCTGCTTTTGTGAAGGATGTTCTAAAGCCATCATGGCGGCAGGGTAATATGAGCAAGGAGGCATTTAAGACCATTGTTAAGAAAACTGTTGATAAAGTATCTGGAGCTATGAAGAGTCATCAAGTACCTAAATCCCAGGCAAAAATAAATCACTATATTGATTCTTCAAGAGGGAAATTAACAAAGCTTGTCATG GGATATGTTGACAAATATGTTAAGGCGTAA
- the LOC121766109 gene encoding psbP-like protein 1, chloroplastic, with protein MVSLLTLPSTNHVWPSSSSQLGLYKHSQFRRSITFVVRSEHLPSTSASPCEDGPGRRKLLALGVTVAPWLFMSQHAATFAAETKKGFLPVTDKKDGYTFVYPFGWQEVVVEGQDKVFKDVIEPLESVSVNIIPTAKQDIRDFGPPQEVGETLIRKVLASPTQKTKLIEASEHDVEGKAYYTFEFLAQAPNYTRHALTTVCIGNGRFYTVTTGANERRWDKMKDRLKTVVDSFQIFNV; from the exons ATGGTGTCACTGCTAACATTGCCTTCAACCAATCATGTGTGGCCTAGTTCGTCCTCTCAG CTAGGCCTGTACAAGCACAGTCAGTTTCGAAGAAGTATTACCTTCGTTGTGAGGTCTGAGCATTTGCCATCGACTTCAGCTTCTCCATGCGAAG ATGGACCTGGAAGACGGAAACTCCTGGCCTTGGGAGTGACAGTTGCCCCTTGGTTATTCATGTCTCAGCACGCAGCAACAT TTGCTGCAGAAACAAAGAAGGGATTTCTCCCCGTCACTGATAAGAAAGATGGATATACTTTCGTGTATCCCTTCGGATGGCAG GAGGTCGTTGTTGAAGGACAAGACAAGGTCTTCAAAGATGTTATCGAGCCTCTTGAAAGCGTCAGTGTGAATATAATCCCCACAGCCAAACAAGACATTCGTGACTTTGGCCCCCCACAGGAG GTTGGCGAAACTCTAATTCGGAAGGTCTTGGCTTCTCCTACTCAAAAAACAAAGCTGATTGAGGCATCAGAG CACGACGTGGAGGGGAAAGCATATTACACATTCGAGTTCCTTGCACAAGCTCCAAACTACACCCGTCATGCTTTGACTACAGTCTGCATTGGCAATG GAAGGTTCTACACAGTGACAACAGGCGCGAACGAGAGGAGATGGGATAAGATGAAAGATAGACTGAAAACTGTGGTCGATTCGTTCCAGATTTTCAATGTCTGA